In the Dolichospermum flos-aquae CCAP 1403/13F genome, GTTTTGTGGCCCCTAAAAACTCTTCATCTACAGTTTCCATCCGCTTTTGAGTTAGGGGACCAGTATCGCAGATTCGTTGATCAAGAGTTTTTTCATTAAGCTCAGGTTTACTAGGACTTCTATCCACATACCCACCATCTGTGCATAATGATGTTGGATGAGCATCTTTACCTGCATAACTATGAAGTACACCCCTTGGACGCGCGGCATCTAAGTATGGATCCTTACCCACAGGTGGATAGTCTTCGTTCTCAGGTTCCTCTTCAGCATTCAAGTGATAAAGGTTGCCATAAAATTCGTCAAATCCATGGGCTGTGGGTAGAAACTGATCTAAATCACCAAGATGGTTCTTGCCGAATTGACCGGTTGTGTAGCCCTCAAGTTTCAGTAGGTCTGCCAGGGTTGGATCTTCTGCCTGTAAGCCAATAGTAACACCCGGTATCCCCACTTTAGTCATACCAGTACGGATGGTAGCCTGTCCAGTGATAAAGGCAGCCCGACCGGCTGTACAGCTTTGTTCACCGTAAAAATCTGTGAACCGAACCCCTTCTTTGGCAAGTTTATCTATGTTGGGGGTTCTGTAGCCCATAATACCGTCGTTATAGGCACTAATGTTGAACCAGCCAATATCGTCACCCATAATCACTAAGATATTGGGCTTTGTGGAGGTCTGAGCTAGGGCTACACCCTGACTCATAAAGGGTAAACCATCTACTAGCAATAAGGTAATTGCCAATACTGTTGTTGTCAGTAGTTTAAGAAATTTTTTCATCTGTTTGCCTAGAGGCTTGACTAGTCGTTACAGAAAAGCTTATTGACATAAATTCTCCGTAACGATACTAATCTAAATCGTATAACGTCAAGTATACAACAGTGATAATCATGGCATTTTAGGTAACAAATATTTCAATACCCTACAGTTCGAGTATTGAAATATTTGTTTATGCTTGGTATCAAGATAGAACTTTAGCGTTATTTATCGTCAATGAATATTCCAAAAGTCCTACTTTTTCGCACCTCAATAAACGCCATTATTGGTCAAATAATTGAATTTATATGGGTTATACTCACTCAATCTTTAATTTATGACCTACTTAACAATTTGAGTTAATATATTCCTGGGCAAAATTTACACAACGATTCACTACTCTGTATTAATAAATGTGAATTTACTTGTGTGGTCAGGGAACAGGGAACAGGGAACAGGAAAGACAGAATTGATACCTACTGAGTCATGGCTACGCCACGCAAGCTATCAAAAATCAGGCGTTGCTGAAACCAGGTATGAATTTAGGTGTAGAGACCTTCCATGGAAGGTCTCTACAAGGGTTTTGAAATCATCAAAAATCATTTTCATACCTCAAATCAGCAACGCCAAAAATCAAATAGGAGTCCTATAGAAGTAAAAACTATAATCGCTTATAAATTGTAGTGAGGATCTATTTAACGTCTCTACATTCTTTTTCGGAGATGTCTATTGTTAATTAACCAGAACTGAATCACAAAGATTTTCTAAGCCTGTGGCAAAATTTAGTAAAGTTGTCATACAATTATTATTCTTAAGCATGACTGTAACTATTCCTAATCTCCCCAGTCTTTACGAAGCCTTTGCCACAGAAGCCAAATGGCAAAAATTCTGGGAAGACAACCAAGTTTATAAAGCTGACCCCAACCACAAGGGCGAACCTTACTGCGTCGTTATCCCTCCACCTAACGTGACTGGCAGTTTGCACATGGGTCACGCCTTTGAAGGGGCTTTGATTGATACCCTTGTCCGCTACCACCGCATGAAGGGACGGAACACCCTGTGGCTACCGGGAACTGACCACGCCAGCATTGCCGTGCAAACGATTTTAGAAAAGCAACTTAAAGCCGAGGGCAAAACTCGCCATGATTTAGGGCGGGAAAAGTTCCTAGAACGGGCTTGGCAATGGAAGGCGGAATCTGGCGGCACGATTATTAATCAGTTAAAACGCTTAGGTGTATCCGTAGACTGGACGCGGGAACGCTTTACTTTAGATGAAGGTTTATCAAAATCTGTTTTAGAAGCATTTATTCGCCTCCATGAAGAGGGGTTAATTCACCGTAGTAACTATTTAGTCAATTGGTGTCCTGCTTCTGGTTCGGCGGTGTCTGATTTGGAAGTCGAACCCAAAGAGGTAAATGGGAATCTGTGGTATTTCCGTTATCCTCTCAGCGACGGTTCTGGCTTTCTGGAAGTGGCGACAACTCGCCCCGAAACTATGTTAGGTGATACAGGTGTGGCGGTTAATCCCCATGACGACAGATATAAACACCTGATTGGGAAAACCGTAACTTTACCAATTATGAACCGGGAAATCCCGATTATTGGTGATGAATTGGTGGACGCGACTTTTGGGACAGGTTGCGTGAAGGTGACTCCAGCCCATGACCCCAATGATTTTGAAATGGGTAAACGTCATGATTTGCCGTTCATTAATATTATGAACAAGGACGGCACGTTAAATGAAAATGCGGGTGAGTTCCAAGGTCAAGACCGCTTTGTGGCTAGGAAAAATTTAGTAGCCCGTTTAGAAGCTGAGGGCGTTTTAGTTAAGGTTGAAGAATATAAACATACAGTACCTTATAGCGATCGCGGAAAAGTCCCTGTTGAACCTCTGCTTTCTACCCAATGGTTTGTAAAAATCCGCCCCCTGGCTGATAAAACTTTAGATTTCCTCGATAACCAAGATTCCCCCGAAATTGTCCCTCAACGTTGGCATAAAGTTTATCGTGATTGGTTAGTAAATCTGCGTGATTGGTGTATTTCTCGCCAGTTGTGGTGGGGGCATCAAATCCCCGCTTGGTATGCTGTCAGCGAAACTGAGGGAGAAATTACCGACTCCACCCCTTATTTTGTTGCCCGCAATGAAGCAGAAGCGCTACAAAAAGCCAAATTGCAATTTGGGGAAGATGTGAAATTAGTTCAAGACCCCGATGTTTTAGATACTTGGTTTTCTTCGGGACTGTGGCCATTTTCTACTTTAGGTTGGCCGGAAGAAACCGAAGATTTAGCGGCATATTACCCCACAGCAACCCTAGTTACTGGTTTTGATATTATCTTTTTCTGGGTAGCTAGAATGACGATGATGGGAACACATTTTACCGGAAAAATGCCGTTTAAAACTGTGTATATTCATGGTTTGGTCAGGGATGAAAATAATAAGAAAATGTCGAAATCGGCAAATAATGGCATTGATCCTTTATTGTTGATTGCCAAATATGGAACTGATGCTTTACGCTATACCTTAATTAAGGAAGTTGCGGGCGCTGGTCAAGATATTCGTTTAGAATATGACCGCAAAAAAGATGAATCTATCTCTGTCGAAGCTTCTCGCAATTTTGCCAATAAGTTGTGGAATGCTGCCCGATTTGTGATGATGAATTTGGATGGACAAACTCCAGCCCAATTAGGTCAACCAGTTCCCACAGAATTAAGTGATAGATGGATTGTTTCCCGTTTCAACCAAGTTGTTAAACAAACAAATCATGACATTGATAATTATGGTTTAGGGGAAGCAGCAAAAGGACTTTATGAATTTATTTGGGGTGATTTCTGTGATTGGTATATTGAATTAGTTAAATCCAGATTACAGAAAGATGCAGAACCCACATCTCGCAAAGTTGCCCAACAAATCATTGCCTACATTTTAGAAGGGATTTTAAAATTACTCCATCCCTTTATGCCTCATATTACAGAGGAAATTTGGCAAACTCTCACTCAACAACCCGCAGAAAATCCTGAACTTTTACCTTTACAAGCATATCCTGAAGCCGATGATAATCTGATTGATTCAGCTTTGGAAACACAGTTTGATTTATTAATTGGCACAATTCGCACAATTCGCAATTTACGGGCAGAAGCAGATATTAAACCAGGGGTAAAAATTACTGCAAATTTGCAAAGTGAAAGCGCAAGTGAAAGATTTATTCTCACTGCTGGACAGACTTATATTCAAGATTTAGCCAAGGTGGAAACTTTAACAATTGTTGATGTTAATCCTGTTGTGATTCCCGAAGAGATTGCAAAAACTGAAGATAATAAATATTGGGGTGGAATCAAGATCATTGCTTTAATAGTTGTTGCCCTTATTAGCTTAAAAGTAGCTATATTTGTGGGAAATACTGCGTTAGATATTCCCGTATTTGGGACTAGCTTTGAAATAATTGGTTTGGGTTATGTAGGTTGGTTTATTATCCGCTATTTACTCAAATCTGAAACAAGAGAAGAGTTATTTGCAAAATACTTTCCACCCAGTGAAACACCAACTGAATCAGAATTACCACCAACTGTACCCCAGGAAAAAGAAAATTCCATTGCTGGTGTTATCGGGACTGTACAGGTAGTTATTCCTTTAAAAGGAGTTGTAGATATTGAAGTTGTCCGTGCAAAACTGGAGAAAAGCTTACAAAAAGCCGAAGCGGAAGCGGAATCTTTGAGTGCAAGATTAAGCAATTCTAAGTTTGTGGATAAAGCCCCCGCAGATGTAGTTCAGACTACAAGAGAGACTTTAGTAGAAGCACAAAAACAAGCAGAAATTTTACGCATACGTCTGGAGACATTATCGTAGATGGTGATTGGTGATTGGTGATTGGTGATTGGTGATTGGTGATTGGTGATTGGTGATTGGTGATTGGTGATTGGTGATTGGTGATTGGTGATTGGTGATTGGGAAGATTACCTATTACCTATTACCTATTACCTAAAAATTATGTTATGTCTTGCCCAAGTACATAAAAATGATTTTTTAGATCAATATCAATTACGTTATTAAGTTTATACATCTGCGCCAAACTAATCCTTAACCAACCCCTCCAGTATTAGCTTACAGTTGAGGGAATGTGCTATGCCTAATGTAAAGTGTAGCGATCGCTCTCAGTCAGTATATCACTATTATGGTACTGATTTATTCCTAAGCTATGAAAGTAATATTTATCACTAACTATTGATTAAGGTCGTGAGCGATTTTTTGCAAATTGGGTTAATATATGGATAGCCGTTAAATCGCCTAAGTTCTCCTATATTTCCCATAATAAACTTATTAGCAAGTAAATTTAAATTATGTTACCTCTAAACCCCCCTCTCACTAAACAAGATTTTATTAACTCTGGCTGGAAAGAAGTGGTTAATAGCAGTAGTAAGGATTGTTCTAGCTACTATTTACCTTTTTATACAAAGGCAAAAGAAGCAAAAGAAGCAGAAAATATCAAGGAACAGGCAGTTTTTGAAATTTTGGCGCTTATAACTTCTGATGAAATTCAGCCAGAATCAACAAAAAAGGGTTTTCCTGGAGTTTTCCAGCACCTCACAGATGAACACCTGAACTTTCTGGCTGAGATTGTAGATGAAGTTTCAGATCCAGAACTTAAAGCACGAGTCGCAGACATTCTCTGGCTCAGGCGCGGTAATGTTGATATTGATATGGCTAAGAAAGCAATTGATGCCTACTTAGAATTTACCACAAACTTAGAAGATCCTGAAATATTATTCCGCCAAAACAAGATTGAACGAGCGCTTCGGCTAGGACTGATTATAAATAATAACCATGAAGTAAAAAAAGTTGTTGCACGCATAGAAGCAATTATTAATGATAGTAACGGAAAAGATCCTTGGGGTATATCAATAAATCTTATGGAGCTTTTGCAAGAAAAGAAACTCCAAGCACGGCAACTCTTTGATCCCATTAAATATGCAGTTATTGCTGAAGAATGGGCAAAACAGGCAGAATCGGATCATGATTGGTATGGAGCAAGAAGGTATTGGGAAATTAAAGCAAAATGGCATCACATTGGAAAAAATATAGAAAAGGCACATACAGCAAGAATGTCTGCTGCTGAAACTTACAGGAAGGAAGCTGAAGATTCTTTAAATAAACATCCAACTTCTTACTTCAAAGCATCACACGATTTACAGAAAGCTTATGAAGCATTTGAAAGATTAAAAAGCCAATGTACAGAAGAGGAGAGAGGAGAGATAAACACTAAATTAGAAGAAATTCACAAACGTCTTCTTGAGTATCAGCAGAAGTCATCTAATGAGTTCATAACAATTTCTTCTGAGTTTAATATTAGTGAAGAAGTAGAATTCGCCATATCAAAGGTTAAAGGCAAAGAATTTCCAGAAGCAATATTAGCTTTAGCTTTTTTAGTAAAGCCACCTGAAATTTCATATCAAATCGTAGAGGAAAATGGATTATCTGGGCTTTTTCCAAAAGAAAAAAGAAATGAGATGGGTAAAGTTGTAGCACATCAAAGCTCTAATGGACAGGAAGAAGCTGCTACATATCAAAAAATTTATGCTCTGGCTTTTATTGAACCAGCTAGAGAACAAATCTTTTCGGAACATATAATACAAAAATCGGAAGAAAACAAAATCAAAGAAACCGACTTACTTCCATTGGTTTTAAATAACCCCTTTGTACCACCAGGAAGAGAATATTTATTTGCAAAAGGTCTTTACGCTGGGTTAACAGGAGATTTTATTGCTTCCACCCATATCTTAATTCCCCAAATTGAAAACTCCGTTCGTTATCTACTCTCTAATAGAGGAGCAATAACTTCGGGAATTGACAATAAAAATAATGGTATTCAAAAAGAAGACAATTTAAATACAACTCTTTTTCCCAGTAAATATCCACAAATTACTTCAATTTTTGATGAAGATACACTTTTTGATCTTCAAGGTTTATTAATAGAGAAATCTGGGTCAAATTTAAGAAATCGCATGGCTCATGGTTTAATTAATGATAATGACTTTTTCAGTCCTATTTTCTCTTACTTATGGTGGGTAGCATTGCGTCTATGCTTTGGTGCAGGAATATTAATACCTGAAGAAATTGTAGAAGAGTCTAACCCTTTAGTCAAATTTGTTGGTATGTTCAAAGATGATCCATTTTTTGATGAATTTGTCGAAGAAATAGCAGAAAATCGGCTTAAATTAGATGAAGAAATGGCTGCTGAGGAAGCTTTTGTCGAGGAGAATCATGCAGCGTGAGTATATACATTCTTGATACTAATATTGTGACTCTTTTACAACATGAAGATAATCAAATCATTCAACGTATTAGAGTAGTTGACAGTTCTAACATATTTGTGACAACTATCACGCTTGAAGAACAATTAAAAGGTAGACTAGCTATTATCAATAAATGTAATAGCAATCAAAACCTACAAGGATT is a window encoding:
- a CDS encoding DUF4209 domain-containing protein, yielding MLPLNPPLTKQDFINSGWKEVVNSSSKDCSSYYLPFYTKAKEAKEAENIKEQAVFEILALITSDEIQPESTKKGFPGVFQHLTDEHLNFLAEIVDEVSDPELKARVADILWLRRGNVDIDMAKKAIDAYLEFTTNLEDPEILFRQNKIERALRLGLIINNNHEVKKVVARIEAIINDSNGKDPWGISINLMELLQEKKLQARQLFDPIKYAVIAEEWAKQAESDHDWYGARRYWEIKAKWHHIGKNIEKAHTARMSAAETYRKEAEDSLNKHPTSYFKASHDLQKAYEAFERLKSQCTEEERGEINTKLEEIHKRLLEYQQKSSNEFITISSEFNISEEVEFAISKVKGKEFPEAILALAFLVKPPEISYQIVEENGLSGLFPKEKRNEMGKVVAHQSSNGQEEAATYQKIYALAFIEPAREQIFSEHIIQKSEENKIKETDLLPLVLNNPFVPPGREYLFAKGLYAGLTGDFIASTHILIPQIENSVRYLLSNRGAITSGIDNKNNGIQKEDNLNTTLFPSKYPQITSIFDEDTLFDLQGLLIEKSGSNLRNRMAHGLINDNDFFSPIFSYLWWVALRLCFGAGILIPEEIVEESNPLVKFVGMFKDDPFFDEFVEEIAENRLKLDEEMAAEEAFVEENHAA
- a CDS encoding valine--tRNA ligase, translated to MTVTIPNLPSLYEAFATEAKWQKFWEDNQVYKADPNHKGEPYCVVIPPPNVTGSLHMGHAFEGALIDTLVRYHRMKGRNTLWLPGTDHASIAVQTILEKQLKAEGKTRHDLGREKFLERAWQWKAESGGTIINQLKRLGVSVDWTRERFTLDEGLSKSVLEAFIRLHEEGLIHRSNYLVNWCPASGSAVSDLEVEPKEVNGNLWYFRYPLSDGSGFLEVATTRPETMLGDTGVAVNPHDDRYKHLIGKTVTLPIMNREIPIIGDELVDATFGTGCVKVTPAHDPNDFEMGKRHDLPFINIMNKDGTLNENAGEFQGQDRFVARKNLVARLEAEGVLVKVEEYKHTVPYSDRGKVPVEPLLSTQWFVKIRPLADKTLDFLDNQDSPEIVPQRWHKVYRDWLVNLRDWCISRQLWWGHQIPAWYAVSETEGEITDSTPYFVARNEAEALQKAKLQFGEDVKLVQDPDVLDTWFSSGLWPFSTLGWPEETEDLAAYYPTATLVTGFDIIFFWVARMTMMGTHFTGKMPFKTVYIHGLVRDENNKKMSKSANNGIDPLLLIAKYGTDALRYTLIKEVAGAGQDIRLEYDRKKDESISVEASRNFANKLWNAARFVMMNLDGQTPAQLGQPVPTELSDRWIVSRFNQVVKQTNHDIDNYGLGEAAKGLYEFIWGDFCDWYIELVKSRLQKDAEPTSRKVAQQIIAYILEGILKLLHPFMPHITEEIWQTLTQQPAENPELLPLQAYPEADDNLIDSALETQFDLLIGTIRTIRNLRAEADIKPGVKITANLQSESASERFILTAGQTYIQDLAKVETLTIVDVNPVVIPEEIAKTEDNKYWGGIKIIALIVVALISLKVAIFVGNTALDIPVFGTSFEIIGLGYVGWFIIRYLLKSETREELFAKYFPPSETPTESELPPTVPQEKENSIAGVIGTVQVVIPLKGVVDIEVVRAKLEKSLQKAEAEAESLSARLSNSKFVDKAPADVVQTTRETLVEAQKQAEILRIRLETLS